A genomic segment from Amygdalobacter nucleatus encodes:
- a CDS encoding CadD family cadmium resistance transporter yields the protein METIVSALLVFVSTSIDYLVVLTILFASQGKKGLKSIYVGQYLGTGLLVLASLIAAYFLNFIPQDWIIGLLGLIPLGLGIRAIFVDEDIDEEDIEGKITGDGSKILAFTSLTVAMGGDNLGIYIPYFTGKSLIEISISLVIFALGILILCKLSQNLASISAIGETVEKYEKVIVPVVFIGLGLYILIENGTINYLISLITS from the coding sequence ATGGAAACAATAGTATCCGCTTTATTAGTTTTTGTTTCTACATCCATTGACTACTTAGTTGTTTTGACTATTTTATTCGCTAGTCAAGGAAAGAAAGGTTTGAAATCAATTTATGTAGGGCAGTATTTAGGTACAGGACTGCTTGTACTGGCTAGTCTTATTGCCGCTTACTTTTTAAATTTTATTCCACAAGATTGGATTATCGGACTCCTTGGCCTAATTCCGCTAGGTCTTGGTATAAGAGCAATTTTTGTGGATGAAGATATTGATGAAGAAGATATCGAGGGAAAAATTACCGGAGATGGATCAAAAATCTTAGCATTTACAAGTTTAACAGTAGCAATGGGTGGAGATAATTTAGGAATTTATATCCCCTATTTTACAGGAAAGAGTTTGATTGAGATTAGTATAAGTTTAGTAATATTTGCCTTAGGGATTTTGATTCTATGCAAATTATCTCAAAATCTCGCCTCAATTTCTGCTATCGGAGAGACTGTGGAAAAGTACGAAAAAGTAATTGTACCTGTCGTGTTTATTGGACTCGGTCTCTATATATTGATTGAAAATGGAACTATTAATTATTTAATATCACTAATCACAAGTTAA
- a CDS encoding ABC transporter ATP-binding protein — protein MLKMLKKFFDFCNTENRNKFYKALALGVLDAVFTAMKIPAAFFTVTAVLNRDIGTKEILVVIGLMLISTVGKMIINRYSQMMQTEAGYNTAAGKRIEIGEHLRYLPMGYFNDTSLGHITSVTTNSMEQLGDIATRAVMMILQGSITTVIIGIGLFAFDVRIAVIGLIGIVVFCVVNIFTNRNVARVAEEKLQADKDMVGVVLEYIQGIAEIRNYNLVSANNSRLEKAIDRKRKADISAETAAIPMVGLQQLVCKLTGVVIAGASVYFCINGTMALNYTITMLLCSFILFEMLDLAGVYTALLRVIGRCVDLANEILSVQQMDINGEDIKPENHDIHLDHVSFAYENRKIIDDLTLDIKEKTTTAIVGPSGGGKTTVTSLIARFWDVQDGKVTLGGKDVKDYSFDSLMENFSFVFQRVYLFEDTIANNIRFGRPDAPMKDVIEAAKKASAHDFIMGLPDGYETMIGEGGATLSGGEKQRIAIARAIMKDAPIIILDEATANVDPENEKELTQAIENLTREKTIIMIAHRLKTVRHADQIIVIDKGRIVQQGTHESLIREDGIYRNFVSGRRSAVSWKIA, from the coding sequence ATGCTTAAAATGCTGAAGAAGTTCTTCGATTTCTGCAATACGGAGAACAGGAATAAGTTTTATAAGGCCCTAGCGCTGGGTGTGTTGGACGCTGTCTTTACCGCTATGAAGATCCCTGCTGCGTTCTTTACTGTGACGGCGGTTCTGAACAGGGACATAGGGACAAAGGAGATCCTGGTCGTTATTGGTCTCATGCTGATCTCCACAGTGGGAAAGATGATCATCAACCGCTATTCACAGATGATGCAGACGGAGGCCGGATATAATACGGCGGCCGGTAAGCGAATCGAGATCGGGGAGCATTTGAGATACCTCCCGATGGGGTACTTCAACGACACCAGTCTCGGTCACATCACATCTGTCACTACAAATTCTATGGAGCAGCTGGGGGATATCGCGACACGTGCCGTCATGATGATTTTACAAGGCTCCATAACTACGGTCATCATCGGTATCGGGCTGTTTGCGTTTGATGTGCGTATCGCAGTGATCGGATTGATTGGCATTGTCGTTTTCTGCGTGGTCAATATATTCACCAACAGAAACGTAGCGAGAGTTGCGGAGGAGAAGCTTCAGGCAGATAAGGATATGGTCGGCGTAGTGCTTGAATATATTCAGGGGATTGCCGAAATCCGTAATTACAATCTGGTGAGCGCGAACAACAGCAGACTGGAAAAAGCAATCGATCGAAAAAGAAAAGCGGATATCAGCGCCGAGACTGCGGCGATCCCCATGGTAGGCCTTCAGCAGCTTGTGTGCAAGCTGACGGGTGTGGTGATTGCAGGAGCATCCGTTTACTTCTGCATAAACGGAACGATGGCACTGAATTACACGATCACAATGCTGCTTTGTTCCTTTATCCTGTTTGAAATGCTGGATCTGGCAGGCGTATACACAGCACTTCTGAGAGTGATCGGAAGGTGTGTTGACCTTGCCAATGAGATTCTTTCCGTACAGCAGATGGACATTAACGGTGAGGATATTAAGCCGGAAAATCACGATATCCATCTTGACCATGTAAGCTTTGCCTATGAGAACAGAAAGATTATCGATGATCTCACACTTGACATCAAGGAAAAGACAACGACAGCAATTGTCGGACCCTCCGGAGGCGGCAAAACCACGGTTACATCTCTGATTGCCAGATTCTGGGATGTACAGGACGGAAAGGTGACGCTTGGAGGAAAAGATGTCAAGGATTACAGCTTCGATTCTTTGATGGAGAATTTCAGCTTTGTCTTCCAGAGGGTCTATCTGTTTGAGGATACCATTGCGAACAATATCCGATTTGGAAGGCCGGATGCACCGATGAAAGATGTAATCGAAGCTGCAAAGAAAGCTTCCGCGCACGACTTTATCATGGGACTTCCTGATGGGTATGAAACTATGATCGGAGAAGGTGGCGCAACGCTTTCCGGCGGTGAAAAACAGCGGATCGCCATAGCCAGAGCGATCATGAAAGATGCTCCGATCATTATTCTGGACGAAGCAACTGCCAATGTTGATCCAGAAAACGAAAAGGAGCTTACGCAGGCCATTGAAAATTTGACCAGAGAAAAGACGATCATTATGATCGCACACAGATTGAAGACCGTTCGTCATGCGGATCAGATCATCGTGATCGATAAAGGCAGGATCGTGCAGCAGGGCACGCATGAATCACTGATTCGGGAAGATGGAATTTATAGGAACTTTGTTTCCGGCAGACGCAGTGCTGTCAGCTGGAAGATAGCATAA